Proteins from a single region of Candidatus Methanosuratincola sp.:
- a CDS encoding zinc finger domain-containing protein, which yields MSELELPTCVSCKEPILPDQKGVRLPCPNCGEVVFWRCRRCRDLVNNYKCPKCGFQGP from the coding sequence ATGAGCGAGCTCGAGTTGCCGACCTGTGTTTCCTGTAAAGAACCGATCCTGCCAGACCAGAAAGGGGTCAGGCTGCCTTGCCCGAACTGCGGAGAGGTGGTCTTCTGGAGGTGCAGGAGGTGCAGGGACTTGGTGAACAACTACAAGTGCCCGAAGTGCGGTTTCCAAGGACCATGA
- a CDS encoding NAD(P)/FAD-dependent oxidoreductase, whose protein sequence is MRDLLIVGGGPAGLSAAIEAARLGLETEVIEEHAEVGFPEHCAGLVSLSGLRKILGTEAPIIKKVKGFRVYSPSGKGYTVKRMEAKAAVIDRPLFERELLRRAEASGARVTLGARFRGDERFGVLINAEGTAGRVSKRLGFGIPDAIPAAQLDLETSDFDDDLVEIYLGSHAPGFFAWSVPRKDGVRVGLAARVGVPLRSLEALLERFGPWRGLSGARRSPPIFGKVVVGGPLKEVQKGRAIVIGDAGGFVKPTTGGGVVLGCLTARIAARAAHRLLSGKGGRVDFGKEWKMSYGRDFMLMRLARAIYSRMGESELEGTLEALYSCGALEDAIKYDMDLQGRALWRLARSKIFFRLAPTALRAML, encoded by the coding sequence TTGAGGGATCTCCTGATCGTCGGGGGCGGGCCCGCAGGGCTATCGGCCGCCATCGAGGCTGCAAGGCTCGGATTGGAGACGGAGGTTATCGAGGAGCACGCCGAGGTCGGGTTTCCCGAGCACTGCGCCGGGCTTGTCAGTCTGAGCGGGCTCAGGAAGATTCTGGGAACCGAGGCACCGATAATCAAGAAGGTGAAGGGGTTCAGGGTCTATTCGCCGTCGGGGAAGGGGTACACGGTCAAGAGGATGGAGGCGAAGGCTGCTGTGATAGACAGGCCGTTGTTCGAGAGGGAGCTGCTTCGGAGGGCGGAGGCGAGCGGCGCCAGAGTCACACTAGGTGCCAGGTTCAGGGGGGACGAGAGGTTCGGGGTCTTGATCAATGCAGAGGGGACAGCCGGAAGGGTTTCCAAGAGGCTTGGTTTCGGGATTCCGGACGCAATACCTGCTGCGCAGCTGGACCTAGAGACGTCCGACTTTGATGACGATCTCGTCGAGATCTATCTGGGCAGCCACGCTCCCGGGTTCTTCGCTTGGTCAGTGCCGAGGAAGGACGGGGTGAGGGTGGGTCTGGCTGCCCGCGTAGGAGTCCCACTGCGATCCCTCGAGGCATTGCTCGAGAGATTCGGTCCCTGGAGGGGGCTCTCCGGGGCAAGGCGGTCTCCCCCCATATTCGGGAAGGTCGTAGTTGGCGGCCCTCTCAAGGAGGTGCAGAAGGGCAGGGCAATCGTAATTGGGGATGCAGGGGGCTTCGTCAAGCCTACGACAGGAGGGGGCGTGGTCCTAGGATGCCTCACCGCAAGGATCGCTGCAAGGGCAGCCCACCGCCTGCTGTCTGGGAAAGGCGGGCGCGTCGATTTCGGAAAGGAGTGGAAGATGTCATACGGGAGGGATTTCATGCTGATGAGGCTCGCAAGAGCCATTTACAGCAGGATGGGCGAAAGCGAGCTCGAAGGGACGCTCGAAGCGCTGTACTCGTGCGGGGCGCTGGAGGACGCAATCAAGTACGACATGGACCTTCAGGGGAGGGCGCTCTGGAGGCTTGCCAGGTCAAAGATTTTCTTCAGGCTTGCCCCCACGGCGCTGAGGGCAATGCTCTGA
- the pth2 gene encoding peptidyl-tRNA hydrolase Pth2, translated as MNFHYKQAIVVRQDLRMSKGKTAAQVAHASVSSYIIAARAKPRWAEAWLDEGQKKVVLKAPSLVDVLELKERADRERIPSALIQDAGLTELEPGTVTTLGIGPAPSEDIDRITGKLKLL; from the coding sequence ATGAACTTCCACTATAAGCAGGCCATCGTTGTGCGCCAGGACCTGAGGATGAGCAAGGGGAAGACCGCCGCCCAGGTCGCGCACGCCTCGGTCTCGTCCTACATCATTGCCGCGAGGGCTAAACCACGTTGGGCTGAGGCCTGGCTGGATGAGGGCCAGAAGAAGGTCGTACTGAAAGCACCATCCCTAGTCGACGTACTAGAACTCAAGGAACGGGCGGACAGGGAGCGTATACCCAGCGCGCTGATCCAGGACGCAGGCCTCACCGAGCTCGAGCCCGGCACCGTAACGACCCTCGGAATAGGCCCTGCCCCGTCCGAGGACATCGACCGCATAACCGGTAAGCTGAAGCTGCTCTGA
- the truD gene encoding tRNA pseudouridine(13) synthase TruD: protein MGLCRTRSRLESELGILYYSTGSPPIGGRLRQLPEDFVVEEISPEGFTVNRSLERLDRGEGGFSIAVLEKRSRDLIPLVSMLERRLGAQIGYAGIKDRNAVTFQLISVGLPFGTWLPPADIDGVSIRPIGSARWTVRPGDLLGNRFTIVIRALSAPPDRSDLNPEWVPNYFGHQRFGVIRPNTHRVGKLLLKGDLEGAVREFLASPYNGEPEEAFRARKELNESWDLRRAELSFPRSLSLERSVISRLRERPCDYERAFSVLPRDLRRLFVNAYQSYLFNLALSRRLEMAGPFAVSEGDFVSPLDRRNLPSRPIRCDGTNLDKLRSWVESKKAVVMVNIPGYRTRLTGMDAGIYNEIFSEEGISQSSFAGINESNFEGTLRPAAFWPVNFESNPPTEDELNPCSFKMALRMALPKGCFATVVLRELMKPEDPASSGF from the coding sequence ATGGGCCTCTGCAGGACAAGGTCCCGCCTTGAGTCCGAGCTCGGCATACTCTACTACTCAACAGGCTCCCCGCCGATAGGAGGAAGGCTCAGGCAGCTGCCAGAAGATTTCGTCGTAGAGGAGATTTCGCCCGAGGGCTTCACCGTCAACAGGAGTCTGGAACGACTCGATCGCGGCGAAGGGGGCTTCTCGATCGCCGTCCTCGAGAAGCGGTCTAGAGACCTCATCCCGCTCGTCTCCATGCTGGAACGTAGGCTGGGCGCCCAGATTGGGTACGCCGGCATAAAGGACAGGAACGCCGTGACCTTCCAGCTCATCTCGGTCGGGCTCCCATTCGGCACATGGCTCCCGCCCGCCGACATCGACGGCGTCAGCATCAGGCCGATCGGATCCGCCCGATGGACCGTGAGGCCGGGGGACCTCTTGGGGAACCGCTTTACCATTGTAATCCGGGCGCTCTCCGCCCCTCCGGACAGATCGGACCTGAATCCTGAGTGGGTGCCAAACTACTTCGGACACCAGCGGTTCGGAGTCATTAGGCCGAACACGCACAGGGTCGGGAAGCTGCTGCTCAAGGGCGACCTCGAAGGCGCCGTTAGGGAGTTTTTGGCCTCGCCCTACAATGGGGAGCCAGAAGAGGCTTTCCGCGCAAGAAAAGAGCTGAACGAGAGTTGGGACCTGCGGAGGGCCGAGTTGTCCTTCCCCAGGTCGCTAAGCCTCGAAAGGTCTGTAATCAGCAGGTTACGGGAACGCCCTTGCGATTATGAACGCGCGTTTTCGGTTCTCCCCCGCGACTTGCGGAGGCTCTTCGTTAACGCATACCAGTCGTACCTCTTCAACTTGGCCCTCTCGCGGAGGCTGGAGATGGCCGGTCCCTTTGCCGTCTCCGAGGGGGACTTTGTATCCCCCTTGGACAGGAGGAACCTCCCTTCAAGGCCGATCAGGTGTGATGGCACAAATCTCGATAAGCTGCGATCCTGGGTGGAATCCAAGAAGGCTGTTGTTATGGTGAACATACCTGGGTACAGGACGCGGCTGACCGGCATGGACGCAGGAATCTACAACGAAATATTCTCAGAAGAGGGCATTTCGCAATCCAGCTTCGCCGGGATAAACGAATCCAATTTCGAGGGGACCCTCCGCCCCGCAGCATTCTGGCCGGTCAACTTCGAGTCCAACCCACCCACGGAGGATGAGCTGAACCCCTGCTCCTTCAAGATGGCATTGAGGATGGCCCTCCCGAAGGGGTGCTTCGCCACAGTCGTGCTAAGGGAACTCATGAAGCCTGAAGACCCTGCTTCCTCTGGCTTCTGA
- the aspS gene encoding aspartate--tRNA(Asn) ligase: MSMRTHYTNQVKPEDEGREVTVAGWVHKVRDLGKLKFIVLRDRTGLLQVTLKKGGVEESLISLAEKLREEDVISITGAVKATKIAPGGRELIPSRIVIVSKTLDPVPVSVSGSIESNLDTRFDHRVLDLRRPEVAAVFKVQSKLLEGMQEYLWREGFQQVFTPCLMGAASESGAEVFPVVYFNKSAFLRQDPQLHRQLAVISGMDRIYDLGPSWRAELSHTPRHLCEHRGCAVELGFIEDEYDVMRVEEGLVRSGIAKVVSECREELEVLGREVSVPQAPFPEIRFPDVYGILEEYGKKVPYGEDYDRESETILARHVKEKYDSDFFFVNRFPFKVKPFYVMRVDEDPTWARSVDLVCKGLELSSGGQREHRYEKIIGQIKEKGMSTVGLRWFTEFFRYGAPPHGGFNIGIERLTMQLLDLQNVQEAALFPRTPERLLP, encoded by the coding sequence ATGTCGATGAGGACTCACTATACAAACCAGGTCAAGCCCGAGGACGAAGGTAGAGAAGTGACCGTTGCAGGATGGGTTCACAAGGTCAGGGACCTCGGGAAGCTAAAGTTCATCGTGCTGAGGGACAGGACGGGCCTACTCCAGGTCACGCTGAAGAAGGGGGGTGTGGAGGAGAGCCTGATCTCGTTGGCGGAGAAGCTTAGGGAGGAGGATGTAATAAGCATCACAGGGGCTGTGAAGGCGACGAAGATAGCCCCCGGGGGCAGGGAACTGATCCCCTCAAGGATTGTGATCGTCTCCAAGACACTTGATCCAGTCCCCGTATCGGTGTCGGGAAGCATCGAGTCCAACCTGGACACCAGGTTCGACCACAGGGTGCTGGACCTTCGCCGGCCGGAGGTCGCAGCGGTATTCAAGGTGCAGTCAAAGCTGCTTGAGGGGATGCAGGAGTACCTGTGGAGGGAGGGGTTCCAGCAGGTCTTTACCCCCTGTCTTATGGGGGCAGCCTCGGAGAGCGGTGCAGAGGTATTCCCAGTCGTCTACTTTAACAAGAGCGCCTTTTTGAGGCAGGACCCGCAGCTCCACAGGCAGCTGGCCGTGATCTCTGGGATGGACCGGATATACGACCTTGGTCCCAGTTGGAGGGCTGAGCTGAGCCATACTCCGAGGCACTTGTGCGAGCACAGGGGATGTGCGGTCGAGCTTGGTTTCATAGAGGATGAGTATGATGTCATGAGGGTCGAGGAGGGGCTCGTGAGGAGCGGCATAGCAAAGGTTGTAAGCGAGTGCAGGGAGGAGCTTGAGGTGTTGGGCAGGGAGGTCAGCGTGCCACAGGCACCGTTCCCGGAGATCAGGTTCCCGGACGTCTACGGAATACTCGAGGAGTACGGGAAGAAGGTACCCTACGGGGAGGACTATGACAGGGAGTCGGAGACCATACTGGCAAGGCACGTCAAGGAGAAGTACGATTCGGACTTCTTCTTCGTGAACCGCTTCCCGTTCAAGGTCAAGCCTTTCTATGTGATGAGGGTTGACGAGGACCCGACCTGGGCCAGGAGCGTAGATCTGGTCTGCAAGGGACTAGAGCTGAGCTCAGGGGGGCAGAGGGAGCACAGGTACGAGAAGATAATAGGGCAGATAAAGGAGAAGGGGATGAGCACGGTGGGGCTCAGGTGGTTCACAGAGTTCTTCAGGTACGGCGCACCGCCGCACGGCGGCTTCAACATCGGGATAGAGAGGCTCACAATGCAGCTGTTAGACCTTCAGAATGTCCAGGAGGCAGCGCTCTTCCCGAGGACCCCCGAGAGGCTGCTGCCTTGA
- the albA gene encoding DNA-binding protein Alba: MINVGGDWLSQENAILIGKKPAMNYVLACLTAFHEGAEEVVIKARGRPISTAVDVAEMVRRKFMPSASISEVTIGTEEIQLREGGVKRTSSIMIKMRRKK; this comes from the coding sequence TTGATCAACGTTGGGGGAGACTGGTTGTCACAGGAGAATGCGATACTGATCGGTAAGAAGCCGGCGATGAATTACGTCTTGGCTTGTCTCACCGCGTTCCACGAGGGCGCGGAGGAGGTTGTGATCAAGGCGCGCGGCAGACCGATCAGCACTGCAGTCGATGTTGCGGAGATGGTCAGGAGGAAGTTCATGCCTTCGGCTTCGATCAGCGAGGTCACAATAGGAACCGAAGAGATCCAGCTAAGGGAAGGGGGGGTCAAGAGGACCAGCTCCATCATGATAAAGATGAGGAGGAAAAAGTGA
- a CDS encoding Lrp/AsnC family transcriptional regulator yields the protein MEEPTLTDRQLEILRVLFEMSEQVGVFTIRKKQIDLANRLSLTRQALNIHLRKLRDAGLIRTGRGFIDLTENALKALGMETAEAFVFLKIHPPKRESVYEKIRTLPALDIYRVTGEIDLVAIVPQAQLDRFLEEASSVDGVISTSSHIVISSIKRPRKNL from the coding sequence ATGGAGGAGCCTACACTAACCGACAGGCAACTGGAGATCCTCAGGGTGCTCTTCGAGATGAGCGAGCAGGTGGGCGTCTTCACCATAAGGAAGAAGCAGATAGACCTGGCAAACCGGCTTAGCCTGACCAGGCAGGCGCTGAACATACATCTACGGAAGCTCAGGGACGCAGGGCTGATAAGGACCGGCAGGGGCTTCATCGACCTGACCGAAAATGCGCTGAAGGCCCTTGGCATGGAGACCGCCGAGGCTTTCGTATTCCTGAAGATCCACCCTCCGAAGAGAGAATCTGTGTACGAGAAGATCAGAACCCTCCCGGCGCTGGACATCTACAGGGTCACGGGCGAAATAGACCTGGTCGCGATAGTCCCGCAGGCACAGCTGGACCGTTTCCTTGAGGAGGCCTCCAGTGTAGATGGAGTGATCTCGACTTCCTCCCACATTGTGATCTCGTCGATCAAGCGTCCGCGGAAAAATTTATAA
- a CDS encoding 50S ribosomal protein L40e: protein MPIQDPEKQQLAQKHLLYLKICRKCGARNPISSEKCRRCRSKELRPKRRELKR from the coding sequence ATGCCCATCCAAGATCCAGAAAAGCAGCAGTTGGCTCAGAAGCACCTGCTATACCTCAAGATATGCAGGAAGTGCGGGGCCAGGAACCCTATCTCCTCGGAGAAGTGCAGAAGGTGCCGGAGCAAGGAGCTGCGACCAAAGCGGCGCGAGCTGAAGCGCTAA
- a CDS encoding GyrI-like domain-containing protein, translating to MIGFPTATAVEGEGDVGPTFLPSGKSVSGFHFGPYGRIGETYKRMMDWMAEKGLRPAGKMWEVYLTDPEKEKDPERYMTKVFWLIEE from the coding sequence GTGATCGGGTTCCCGACCGCTACAGCTGTGGAGGGGGAGGGGGACGTAGGGCCTACCTTCCTGCCCAGCGGGAAGTCCGTCAGTGGGTTCCACTTTGGTCCCTACGGCAGGATAGGGGAGACATACAAGAGAATGATGGACTGGATGGCCGAGAAAGGGCTCAGACCAGCAGGCAAGATGTGGGAGGTCTACCTGACCGACCCTGAAAAGGAGAAGGACCCGGAAAGGTACATGACGAAAGTCTTTTGGCTGATCGAGGAATAA
- a CDS encoding Fe-Mn family superoxide dismutase, protein MVMQIEKHNVNAFPGFPIIMDLDVWEHAYYIDYRNARAKFIDAFWNLVNWDGVSDRFTRAEGQ, encoded by the coding sequence ATGGTTATGCAGATCGAGAAGCACAACGTGAACGCCTTTCCAGGTTTCCCCATAATAATGGACCTAGATGTCTGGGAGCACGCATATTACATCGACTACAGGAATGCGAGGGCGAAGTTCATCGATGCGTTCTGGAATTTGGTGAATTGGGACGGGGTCAGCGATCGGTTCACACGGGCAGAGGGGCAATGA